In the genome of Myxococcus stipitatus, one region contains:
- a CDS encoding DUF3108 domain-containing protein, with protein sequence MLTQSNWGFAAVVAGLVWSASALAQPAPTTSAFSPGEQAQYRVKYFGVTAGTAQVTVGAPMKQWGVDVWPIVAVARSEALIGVWPIKDKFVSYWQADTQRVAGSELHADENGKRRRQRIQISPDGKSAHVVKQREGETPRESTAELTEGTLDVTGATFALRNQTLVVGGEYAFPVFTGSKSFTMRAKVESRETLETELGEQEVFKTRVQAEFGGNLNTKRDMVVYFTADSRHVLVRVEADLVLGTVVAEITDYQPGRAVAVARAEGGGG encoded by the coding sequence ATGCTTACGCAGTCCAATTGGGGGTTCGCCGCGGTGGTTGCGGGCCTGGTCTGGTCCGCGTCGGCCCTGGCCCAACCCGCTCCCACGACGTCGGCGTTCAGCCCCGGTGAGCAGGCCCAGTATCGCGTGAAGTACTTCGGCGTCACGGCCGGCACCGCGCAGGTGACGGTGGGCGCGCCCATGAAGCAATGGGGTGTGGACGTGTGGCCCATCGTCGCCGTGGCGCGCTCGGAAGCGCTCATCGGCGTCTGGCCCATCAAGGACAAGTTCGTGTCCTACTGGCAGGCGGACACCCAGCGCGTGGCGGGCAGCGAGTTGCACGCGGACGAGAACGGCAAGCGCCGCCGCCAGCGCATCCAGATAAGCCCGGATGGCAAGAGCGCCCACGTCGTGAAGCAACGCGAGGGCGAGACGCCGCGCGAGTCCACCGCGGAGCTCACCGAGGGCACGCTGGACGTGACGGGCGCCACCTTCGCGCTGCGCAACCAGACCCTGGTCGTCGGCGGCGAGTACGCCTTCCCGGTGTTCACCGGCAGCAAGAGCTTCACGATGCGCGCGAAGGTGGAGTCGCGCGAGACGCTCGAGACAGAGCTCGGAGAGCAGGAGGTCTTCAAGACGCGGGTGCAGGCGGAGTTCGGCGGCAACCTGAACACGAAGCGGGACATGGTCGTCTACTTCACGGCGGACAGCCGGCACGTGCTGGTGCGCGTGGAAGCGGACCTGGTCCTGGGCACCGTGGTGGCGGAAATCACGGACTATCAACCCGGGCGCGCCGTGGCGGTGGCACGCGCGGAGGGCGGTGGCGGGTAG
- a CDS encoding YggS family pyridoxal phosphate-dependent enzyme, whose protein sequence is MGSEIAERLASVRARVAEACVRAGRPVESVTLVAVSKLKPAALIREAYAAGQRDFGENYAQELRDKAAELADLDGLRWHAIGPLQTNKVKYVAKVAHAFHALERLEVARELSKRREGTTPLPCYVEVNVGGESTKSGLEPSALPEFLTQVRALPGLELVGLMSLPPPTDDEARALGYFQRLRELAWHHGLPRLSMGTTHDFERAIQAGATHVRVGTAIFGERT, encoded by the coding sequence ATGGGTTCGGAGATCGCGGAGCGGTTGGCGTCGGTGCGAGCGCGCGTGGCGGAGGCCTGCGTGCGTGCGGGCCGGCCCGTGGAGTCGGTGACGCTGGTGGCGGTGTCCAAGCTGAAGCCGGCGGCCCTCATCCGGGAGGCCTATGCGGCGGGGCAGCGCGACTTCGGGGAGAACTACGCCCAGGAGCTGCGGGACAAGGCCGCGGAGCTGGCCGACCTGGACGGCCTTCGCTGGCATGCCATCGGCCCGCTCCAGACGAACAAGGTGAAGTACGTGGCCAAGGTGGCGCACGCCTTCCACGCGCTGGAGCGGCTAGAGGTGGCGCGCGAGCTGTCCAAGCGGCGCGAAGGCACCACGCCCCTGCCCTGCTACGTCGAGGTCAACGTGGGCGGCGAGTCCACCAAGTCCGGCCTCGAGCCCTCCGCGCTGCCGGAGTTCCTGACGCAGGTGCGCGCGCTGCCGGGCCTGGAGCTGGTGGGGCTCATGTCGCTGCCCCCGCCCACCGACGACGAGGCGCGCGCGCTCGGGTACTTCCAGAGGCTGCGGGAGCTGGCCTGGCACCACGGGCTGCCGAGGCTGTCCATGGGCACCACGCACGACTTCGAGCGGGCCATCCAGGCGGGTGCCACACACGTTCGCGTGGGCACCGCCATCTTCGGCGAGCGCACCTGA
- a CDS encoding di-heme oxidoredictase family protein: MPLIPPRAGGATTVDDRTSLAFMQPAANLTPQNDRPHRAGDAAFAAVFVPAPSRVNPGLGPTFNHDSCNSCHLRNGRGMPAMGPGRQRTQLLVRVSLPTGIPDHPRGAVPVPGLGLQVQDQANFGSTPEASLSLSWVEHTGQYPDGASYTLRSPRVRIVPTDGSALPPNMLMSLRLPPPVFGLGLLEAVPVETLRSLEDPDDRNGDGISGRMNEVWEVATRTLVPGRFGWKANSPTLVQQSAEAYFNDMGLTTPLFPEADGTFEVSADVLQDAVFYSQSLGVPARTFLDDATVQRGEKLFRALGCEACHRETLETGAHPVEEVSWQRIHPYTDLLLHDMGPELADGRPDGAATGTEWRTPPLWGLGLTHTVLPYSGFLHDGRARSIEEAILWHGGEALAARDGFKTLSADERGAVLKFLGSL, encoded by the coding sequence GTGCCTCTCATCCCACCGCGGGCAGGCGGGGCGACCACCGTCGACGACCGCACCTCGCTGGCGTTCATGCAGCCCGCCGCGAACCTCACTCCGCAGAATGACCGACCCCACCGGGCTGGCGACGCGGCCTTCGCGGCGGTGTTCGTCCCGGCGCCCTCGCGCGTCAACCCGGGACTGGGTCCGACGTTCAACCACGACTCCTGTAACAGCTGCCATCTGCGCAACGGGCGTGGAATGCCAGCGATGGGCCCCGGCAGGCAGCGGACCCAACTCCTCGTCCGGGTGAGCTTGCCCACCGGCATTCCCGACCATCCACGGGGCGCTGTTCCGGTCCCTGGGCTGGGGTTGCAGGTGCAGGACCAGGCCAACTTCGGCAGCACCCCGGAAGCAAGCCTCTCCCTCTCATGGGTGGAGCACACGGGACAGTATCCCGATGGAGCGTCGTACACGCTCCGCTCGCCGCGCGTACGCATCGTCCCCACGGATGGCTCCGCGCTTCCGCCCAACATGCTCATGTCGCTGCGGCTTCCGCCGCCAGTCTTCGGCCTGGGACTGCTCGAGGCGGTGCCGGTCGAAACACTGCGCTCGCTCGAGGACCCGGACGACCGGAACGGCGACGGCATCTCCGGGCGGATGAATGAGGTCTGGGAGGTGGCGACTCGCACGCTTGTGCCCGGACGTTTTGGATGGAAGGCGAACAGCCCCACCCTCGTTCAACAGTCCGCCGAGGCCTACTTCAACGACATGGGCCTGACGACCCCGCTCTTCCCCGAGGCGGATGGGACATTCGAGGTCTCCGCGGACGTCCTCCAGGACGCGGTCTTCTATTCGCAGTCGCTAGGCGTGCCGGCACGCACGTTCCTGGACGACGCCACCGTCCAGCGCGGAGAAAAGCTGTTCCGCGCGCTGGGCTGTGAGGCCTGCCATCGGGAGACCCTGGAGACGGGAGCGCATCCCGTCGAGGAAGTCTCCTGGCAGCGCATCCATCCGTACACGGACCTGCTGCTGCACGACATGGGGCCCGAGCTCGCGGATGGACGGCCGGATGGCGCGGCCACGGGAACGGAGTGGCGCACGCCCCCGCTTTGGGGCCTGGGGTTGACCCACACCGTGCTGCCCTACTCGGGATTCCTGCACGACGGCCGTGCTCGGAGCATCGAAGAAGCCATCCTCTGGCATGGCGGCGAGGCGCTGGCGGCACGCGACGGATTCAAGACCTTGTCCGCCGATGAGCGCGGCGCGGTGCTGAAGTTCCTGGGCTCACTGTAG
- a CDS encoding SDR family oxidoreductase, with amino-acid sequence MSASSPTLLVTGASGQLGRRVVELLLESHHGPLIVTTRAPAKLADLAARGVIVRKADFDDAASLDAAFAGAQRLLLISTDALDVPGRRITQHQNAVDAARRAGVRHIVYTSLTRPEPDSPVTIAKDHWATEQSLEKSGLGFTVLRNNFYADLLLHSLPRAVATGQLVAATGTGATAFVTREDCARVAVAALVSAFDGKRTLDVTGPAAVSHEELARLVSKLTGRPVQYLAVDAASLTAGMVSHGLPAPLAEAIASFDVAVAEGRMDKPSPAVAELTGGAPASIASFLEKHREALQAAH; translated from the coding sequence ATGTCCGCCTCTTCCCCCACCCTGCTCGTCACTGGAGCTTCCGGTCAGCTGGGCCGCCGCGTCGTGGAGCTGCTGCTGGAGTCCCACCACGGCCCCCTCATCGTCACCACCCGCGCCCCCGCGAAGCTCGCCGACCTGGCGGCCCGCGGAGTCATCGTGCGCAAGGCCGACTTCGATGATGCCGCCTCGCTCGACGCCGCTTTCGCGGGCGCGCAGCGACTGCTGCTCATCAGCACGGACGCGCTCGATGTTCCCGGGCGCCGCATCACGCAGCACCAGAACGCGGTGGACGCGGCGCGCCGCGCGGGCGTCCGCCACATCGTCTACACGTCCCTCACCCGGCCCGAGCCGGACTCCCCCGTCACCATCGCCAAGGACCACTGGGCGACAGAGCAGTCCCTGGAGAAGAGCGGTCTGGGCTTCACCGTGCTGCGCAACAACTTCTACGCCGACCTGTTGCTGCACAGCCTGCCCAGGGCCGTGGCGACGGGGCAGCTCGTCGCCGCCACGGGGACGGGGGCCACCGCTTTCGTCACGCGCGAGGACTGCGCTCGCGTCGCCGTGGCGGCGCTCGTCTCCGCATTCGATGGGAAGCGCACGCTGGATGTCACGGGCCCCGCGGCGGTGAGTCACGAGGAGCTGGCGCGGTTGGTGAGCAAGCTCACGGGCCGCCCCGTGCAGTACCTCGCCGTGGACGCCGCGAGCCTCACGGCGGGCATGGTGTCCCACGGCCTGCCCGCCCCCCTGGCCGAGGCCATTGCCTCGTTCGACGTGGCGGTGGCCGAGGGGCGCATGGACAAGCCTTCGCCCGCCGTCGCGGAGCTCACGGGTGGCGCGCCAGCCAGCATCGCGAGCTTCCTGGAGAAGCATCGGGAAGCCCTCCAGGCGGCGCACTGA
- a CDS encoding imelysin family protein, which translates to MKRMSLPLRLAFAPALLSGVLVLGGCGDDAEPCCESPDSKVTSELIVTFTDQVVVPTYARLATRLTDLDAACKALATAPSADKLSAAKQAWQAARVPWEQSEGFLFGPADSFSLDPAMDNWPLNHADLEGVLAGDKVLTPQFVRGLPDTQKGFHTVEYLIFGDGGAKTVAQITPREFEYLVATSEDLKSVGEELHDRWRKSVDGNAPFRDTLATAGQAGNSAYPSVHAAAQEIVKGVITILDEVANGKIAEPFDSGDPNSVESQFAYNSLSDFTNNIRSVENVYLGHLQGETKKGTSLQDVVGAGSALDVKIRGQIAASISALAAIPEPFREAINDDASADEIRAAQTAIRTLLGTFQGEVQPLVSK; encoded by the coding sequence ATGAAGCGCATGTCCCTGCCCCTCCGCCTGGCGTTCGCGCCAGCGCTGCTGTCCGGAGTCCTGGTCCTCGGTGGCTGCGGTGACGACGCGGAGCCGTGCTGCGAGTCGCCCGATTCCAAGGTCACCTCGGAGCTCATCGTCACGTTCACGGATCAGGTGGTCGTGCCCACCTACGCGAGGCTCGCCACGCGATTGACGGACCTGGATGCGGCGTGCAAGGCGCTCGCAACGGCCCCCTCGGCGGACAAGCTGAGCGCGGCGAAGCAGGCCTGGCAGGCCGCGCGTGTTCCGTGGGAGCAGAGCGAAGGCTTCCTCTTCGGCCCCGCGGACAGCTTCAGCCTGGACCCGGCGATGGACAACTGGCCGTTGAACCATGCGGACCTGGAGGGCGTGCTCGCCGGCGACAAGGTCCTCACGCCACAATTCGTACGGGGACTGCCCGATACGCAGAAGGGCTTCCACACGGTCGAGTACCTCATCTTCGGCGATGGTGGCGCCAAGACGGTGGCCCAGATCACGCCGCGTGAGTTCGAGTACCTCGTGGCGACCTCCGAGGACCTCAAGTCCGTGGGCGAGGAGCTGCATGACCGGTGGAGGAAGTCCGTCGACGGCAATGCGCCGTTCCGCGACACGCTGGCGACCGCGGGCCAGGCTGGAAACAGCGCGTACCCGTCCGTGCACGCCGCAGCGCAGGAAATCGTGAAGGGCGTCATCACCATCCTCGACGAAGTGGCCAACGGGAAGATCGCCGAGCCGTTCGATTCGGGTGACCCGAACTCCGTGGAGAGCCAGTTCGCGTACAACTCGCTGAGCGACTTCACCAACAACATCCGCAGCGTGGAGAACGTGTACCTGGGCCACCTGCAGGGCGAGACGAAGAAGGGGACCTCGCTTCAAGACGTGGTCGGGGCGGGCAGCGCGCTCGACGTCAAGATTCGCGGACAGATTGCCGCATCCATCAGCGCGCTGGCCGCAATCCCCGAGCCCTTCCGGGAGGCAATCAACGATGATGCCTCGGCGGATGAGATTCGGGCGGCGCAGACGGCCATTCGCACCCTTCTCGGCACGTTCCAGGGTGAGGTCCAGCCCCTGGTCTCGAAGTAA
- a CDS encoding Maf family protein, producing the protein MHTHADQTLLVLASGSPRRRDFLSQLGLTFTVSAADIDETPHPGEEARAYVLRLAREKARVVAARSPGAWVLAADTTVAVGTELLGKPQSPDEAREMLGRLSGRTHDVFTGVALAGRHEEALAVHTRVTFRALSTAEIDWYVSTGEPVDRAGAYAIQGKGGFLVASVDGSPTNVVGLPLGETLALMERAGVPLAWKR; encoded by the coding sequence ATGCACACGCACGCTGATCAAACGTTGCTCGTCCTGGCCTCGGGTTCGCCCCGCCGCCGCGACTTCTTGTCGCAATTGGGACTCACTTTTACCGTCTCCGCGGCGGACATCGACGAAACACCCCACCCGGGCGAAGAGGCCAGGGCCTACGTCCTGCGTCTGGCCCGTGAGAAGGCGCGCGTCGTGGCCGCCCGCTCCCCGGGCGCCTGGGTGTTGGCCGCGGACACCACCGTGGCCGTGGGCACCGAGCTGCTCGGAAAGCCGCAGAGCCCGGACGAGGCCCGCGAGATGCTCGGGCGACTGTCCGGAAGGACGCATGACGTCTTCACCGGCGTCGCGCTCGCGGGCCGGCACGAGGAGGCGCTGGCGGTGCACACCCGCGTCACCTTCCGCGCGTTGAGCACCGCGGAGATCGACTGGTACGTGAGCACCGGAGAGCCGGTGGACCGTGCGGGCGCCTACGCCATCCAGGGCAAGGGCGGCTTCCTCGTTGCGTCCGTGGACGGAAGCCCCACCAACGTCGTGGGCCTGCCGCTGGGAGAGACCCTCGCGCTGATGGAGCGCGCGGGCGTGCCCCTGGCCTGGAAGCGTTGA
- a CDS encoding DUF4091 domain-containing protein, with translation MGAEWAWVVMAAMAATPEAVVVSPLVKVRPGASLQGARQARVSVARGECEGVQVVLPGTVRQLKVPSLLLKGPGAPLRAALWREGYLDVAVPSNAQGATGPWPDPLLPVSAPVSNPDLPAVLYVEVCAPEGQKPGTYRGKLRASLDSREQLSVPFTVEVQPFVLPATASLPTSFGISQLSIARGHGLNAESSEARALLRAYARLLLEHRVSAHGMSMSPPPVRFEDGRAVVDWREYDAEMAPFLDGSLLPSGARFTTTDLRDNKKASTEAERVAYYRAFVEHFRQKDWPAQLFFYAKDEPKPQDVPLVLTQSRRVREAGGARVLITTPLEGELPDAADILAPTLNCFFPRPGPATCRAIHTVTELRKQLRPGTQVWWYQSCNSHGCNGGASTEAAQERAYSGWASYMVDHSAMLNRAMGPLAFVSGVDGELYFDTVFAYNTKKDPWKDLFEFGGNGDGTFFYPGTPERLGDSRHQPVPSLRLKHLRDGLEDFEYLRLLSRLGDEKFARDAARQLVRSGWDIRQDAREWAQVRQVVTARLRQRWSTSEFAKRSGRHTPESTP, from the coding sequence ATGGGCGCGGAATGGGCGTGGGTGGTGATGGCGGCGATGGCCGCCACGCCGGAAGCCGTGGTGGTGTCCCCCCTGGTCAAGGTGAGACCTGGAGCCTCGCTCCAAGGCGCTCGCCAGGCCCGGGTGAGCGTGGCGCGCGGTGAGTGCGAGGGAGTGCAGGTGGTGCTCCCCGGCACGGTGCGACAGCTGAAAGTGCCCTCGCTGTTGCTCAAGGGCCCTGGTGCGCCGCTGCGCGCGGCCCTGTGGCGCGAGGGCTATCTGGACGTGGCGGTGCCCTCCAACGCGCAGGGCGCCACGGGCCCCTGGCCCGACCCGCTCCTCCCCGTGAGTGCGCCCGTCTCGAACCCGGACCTTCCCGCGGTCCTCTACGTGGAGGTCTGCGCGCCCGAGGGCCAGAAGCCCGGCACGTATCGAGGCAAGCTGCGCGCGAGCCTCGACTCCCGCGAGCAGCTCTCGGTGCCCTTCACGGTGGAAGTGCAGCCCTTCGTCCTGCCGGCGACGGCCTCGCTGCCCACGAGCTTCGGCATCTCTCAGCTGAGCATCGCCCGAGGCCATGGGCTCAACGCGGAATCGTCCGAGGCGCGGGCCCTGTTGCGAGCGTACGCGCGCCTGCTCCTGGAGCATCGCGTGAGTGCGCACGGCATGAGCATGTCTCCCCCGCCGGTGCGCTTCGAGGACGGCCGGGCCGTGGTCGACTGGCGGGAGTACGACGCGGAGATGGCGCCCTTCCTCGACGGAAGCCTGCTGCCCTCCGGCGCCCGCTTCACCACGACGGACCTGCGCGACAACAAGAAGGCCAGCACGGAGGCGGAGCGGGTCGCCTACTACCGCGCCTTCGTGGAGCACTTCCGGCAGAAGGACTGGCCCGCGCAGCTCTTCTTCTACGCGAAGGACGAACCCAAGCCGCAGGACGTGCCGCTGGTGCTGACCCAGTCACGCCGCGTCCGCGAGGCCGGGGGCGCCCGCGTGCTCATCACCACGCCGCTGGAGGGCGAGCTCCCCGACGCCGCGGATATCCTCGCCCCCACGCTCAACTGCTTCTTCCCCCGCCCCGGCCCCGCGACGTGCCGTGCCATCCACACCGTCACCGAGCTGCGCAAGCAACTGCGCCCTGGAACCCAGGTGTGGTGGTATCAGAGTTGCAATTCTCACGGCTGCAACGGGGGGGCGTCGACGGAGGCCGCGCAGGAGCGGGCGTACAGCGGGTGGGCCTCGTACATGGTGGACCACTCCGCCATGCTCAACCGGGCCATGGGGCCGCTGGCGTTCGTCAGCGGCGTGGACGGCGAGCTCTATTTCGACACCGTCTTCGCCTACAACACGAAGAAGGACCCCTGGAAGGACCTCTTCGAGTTCGGCGGCAACGGAGACGGGACGTTCTTCTACCCAGGAACGCCCGAGCGCCTGGGAGATTCTCGACACCAGCCCGTGCCTTCGTTGCGTCTCAAGCATTTGCGAGACGGCCTGGAGGACTTCGAGTACCTGCGGCTGCTCTCCAGACTGGGCGACGAGAAGTTCGCCCGAGACGCGGCGCGCCAGCTCGTCCGGTCCGGTTGGGACATCCGCCAGGATGCGAGAGAATGGGCCCAGGTCCGCCAGGTCGTGACGGCGCGGCTCCGGCAGCGATGGTCCACCTCCGAATTTGCGAAGCGCTCGGGACGTCACACGCCCGAGAGCACCCCGTAG
- a CDS encoding sensor domain-containing diguanylate cyclase has protein sequence MNPADLLSAMKRTVEQLAAYNEMAKALTSTLELREVLALVMQKVSSLLLPRNWSLILLDERTGKLSFEIAVGEGAGVLKGLQLNPGEGIAGAVFSSGVARLVHDVGGDPSFSPRFDEASAFHTRSILAVPLLSRGHVLGVIELVNGPTDPPFSNDDLTTLTAIADYAAIAIENARNFRRVQELTITDEHTGCYNARHLRALLDTEVKRSARFRHPLSLVFLDLDHFKSVNDRHGHLMGSATLKEVGDLLMALGRNGLDAVFRYGGDEFAILLVETDQDGATQIAQRVCDAFRGRSFLVDHGLDVRVTASVGVATFPDHATSAVDLIRSADFAMYGAKARGRDGICVAEPPGSDTSGGGSDVPGP, from the coding sequence ATGAATCCCGCGGACCTCCTGTCGGCCATGAAGCGGACAGTGGAGCAACTGGCCGCCTACAACGAGATGGCGAAGGCGTTGACGTCCACGCTGGAGCTGCGCGAGGTGCTCGCGCTCGTGATGCAGAAGGTCAGCAGCCTGCTGCTGCCTCGCAACTGGTCCCTCATCCTCCTGGATGAGCGCACCGGAAAGCTCTCCTTCGAAATCGCGGTGGGCGAAGGCGCCGGGGTCCTCAAGGGGCTCCAGCTCAACCCCGGTGAAGGCATCGCTGGCGCGGTCTTCTCCTCGGGTGTGGCGCGGCTCGTCCACGATGTGGGCGGGGACCCCAGCTTCTCGCCCCGCTTCGACGAGGCGTCCGCCTTCCACACCCGCTCCATCCTCGCGGTGCCCCTTCTGTCACGAGGCCATGTGCTGGGGGTCATCGAGCTGGTCAACGGTCCCACCGACCCGCCGTTCTCCAACGACGACCTCACCACGCTGACGGCCATCGCGGACTACGCGGCCATCGCCATCGAGAACGCGCGCAACTTCCGCCGGGTGCAGGAGCTCACGATCACGGATGAGCACACCGGCTGCTACAACGCCCGGCATCTGCGCGCGCTGCTGGATACAGAGGTGAAGCGCTCGGCGCGCTTCCGCCACCCGCTGTCGCTCGTGTTCCTGGACCTGGACCACTTCAAGAGCGTCAACGACCGGCACGGGCACTTGATGGGCAGCGCCACGCTCAAGGAAGTCGGCGACCTGCTCATGGCCCTGGGGCGCAACGGCCTGGACGCCGTCTTCCGCTACGGCGGCGACGAGTTCGCCATCCTCCTGGTGGAGACGGACCAGGACGGCGCGACGCAAATCGCCCAGCGCGTGTGCGACGCGTTCCGGGGCCGCTCCTTCCTCGTCGACCATGGGCTGGACGTTCGCGTCACCGCCAGCGTGGGGGTGGCCACGTTCCCCGACCACGCGACCTCCGCCGTGGACCTCATCCGCTCGGCGGACTTCGCCATGTACGG
- a CDS encoding DUF3108 domain-containing protein — MSSLRPLLATWLLMCSGGTAWAQLPDTEADKPDADKPADTHSATPIEEPPLTVQPCAQALPALRMPLTFMAGEVLEFDLDAMGAQAGKMTLRVQKQQNGQIPVLAEAQTNSFFSKVRRVRGSATTWLHPRTLRPRRYVEDATENELRRKVEVAFTHKDRAIKVDYQIGQRNKGQFNYTYDKDGLDVAGSIYLLRQLPLEENMSVCFDVYGVRRLWRMQGQVLKKEQVTTPLGQFNAWHLSGVAVRLDRPKQRREVHVWISDDARRLPLAAVGTLDLGTVRATLTGVSRPGEKRQEAGPGKEEMKW, encoded by the coding sequence ATGAGCTCCCTGCGCCCCCTGCTCGCGACCTGGTTGCTGATGTGCTCCGGCGGCACCGCCTGGGCCCAGCTTCCGGACACGGAGGCCGACAAGCCCGACGCCGACAAGCCCGCTGACACCCACTCAGCGACTCCCATCGAGGAGCCCCCGCTCACCGTCCAGCCCTGTGCCCAGGCCCTGCCCGCGCTGCGCATGCCGCTGACGTTCATGGCCGGCGAGGTGCTCGAGTTCGACCTGGATGCCATGGGCGCCCAGGCCGGGAAGATGACCCTGCGAGTCCAGAAGCAACAGAACGGGCAGATCCCCGTGCTGGCGGAGGCGCAGACCAACTCCTTCTTCTCCAAGGTCCGCCGCGTGCGAGGCAGCGCCACCACCTGGCTCCACCCTCGCACGTTGCGTCCTCGGCGCTACGTGGAGGACGCGACGGAGAACGAGCTGCGCCGCAAGGTGGAGGTCGCCTTCACGCACAAGGACCGCGCCATCAAGGTCGACTACCAGATTGGCCAGCGCAACAAGGGCCAGTTCAACTACACCTACGACAAGGACGGCCTCGACGTCGCGGGCTCCATCTACCTGCTGCGCCAGCTCCCGCTCGAGGAGAACATGAGCGTCTGCTTCGACGTCTACGGCGTGCGCAGGCTGTGGCGAATGCAGGGACAGGTCCTCAAGAAGGAGCAGGTGACCACCCCGCTGGGTCAGTTCAACGCGTGGCACCTGTCGGGGGTCGCCGTGCGACTGGACCGCCCGAAGCAGAGGCGCGAGGTCCACGTGTGGATCTCCGACGATGCCCGCAGGCTGCCCCTGGCCGCCGTCGGCACGCTGGACCTGGGCACCGTGCGCGCCACCCTCACCGGCGTGAGCCGCCCCGGCGAGAAACGCCAGGAGGCGGGCCCGGGCAAGGAGGAGATGAAGTGGTGA
- a CDS encoding LysR family transcriptional regulator: MDLNQLALFVTVAEGASFSIAAKKLGMPKSSVSRGIAQLESSLGVQLLHRTTRRVSLSTAGQALYERVSPMLASLRKSVGELPELEDEPSGELRLTAVVDWGATLLADVVTRFVARYPAVKVDLHLDNRVVDLVAEGFDAALRLSLSPLKDSALRARRLGPLTLRLYASPTYLARRGTPRHPRELASHSWIAFRSEMPLRLAGPGDETSAVPRMGVIRCDDMFFMRETLRLGAGIGFLHSLLAEPEVAEGRLVPVLPKWSVVAGNVWFVSTAERHMPRKVAAFRDFLMDALKHRPLPP, translated from the coding sequence ATGGACCTGAACCAGCTCGCGCTCTTCGTCACCGTTGCGGAGGGAGCCAGCTTCTCCATCGCGGCGAAGAAGCTGGGCATGCCCAAGTCGTCGGTGAGCCGGGGCATTGCCCAGCTGGAGTCGTCGTTGGGGGTTCAGCTCCTCCACCGCACGACGCGCCGGGTGTCGCTGAGCACCGCGGGTCAGGCCCTGTACGAGCGCGTGTCCCCGATGCTCGCGTCACTGCGCAAGTCGGTGGGAGAGCTTCCCGAGCTGGAAGATGAGCCGTCGGGGGAGCTGCGGCTGACGGCGGTGGTGGACTGGGGCGCGACGCTGCTCGCGGATGTCGTCACGCGGTTCGTGGCGCGCTACCCGGCGGTGAAGGTGGACCTGCACCTGGACAACCGCGTGGTGGACCTGGTGGCGGAGGGCTTCGATGCCGCGCTCCGGTTGTCCCTCTCGCCCCTGAAGGACTCAGCGCTGCGCGCCCGTCGGCTGGGGCCTCTCACGTTGCGCCTCTACGCCTCGCCCACCTACCTCGCGCGCCGAGGGACTCCGCGCCATCCCCGCGAGCTGGCGAGCCATTCGTGGATTGCCTTCCGCTCGGAGATGCCCCTGCGGTTGGCGGGGCCTGGAGACGAGACGAGCGCCGTGCCTCGCATGGGCGTCATCCGCTGCGATGACATGTTCTTCATGCGGGAGACACTCCGCTTGGGCGCGGGAATAGGCTTCCTGCACTCGCTGCTCGCGGAGCCCGAGGTCGCCGAGGGGCGACTGGTCCCGGTGCTGCCGAAGTGGAGCGTGGTGGCGGGGAACGTGTGGTTCGTCTCCACCGCCGAGCGTCACATGCCTCGCAAGGTGGCGGCCTTCAGGGACTTCTTGATGGACGCGTTGAAGCACAGACCGCTGCCACCGTGA